One genomic region from Geotrypetes seraphini chromosome 13, aGeoSer1.1, whole genome shotgun sequence encodes:
- the PRR15L gene encoding proline-rich protein 15-like protein, with protein MADNNYSWWKLTFLRKKKSTPKVQYEIPADYSSNEKAQEVVSGHQSSSTESEFNARLEKIVDKSTKGRHVKVSNSGRFKEKKKVRATLAENPNLYTDSAGDQ; from the coding sequence ATGGCAGATAACAACTACAGCTGGTGGAAACTGACCTTCTTGCGCAAAAAGAAGTCCACCCCCAAGGTGCAGTACGAGATCCCTGCGGACTATTCCAGCAACGAGAAGGCACAGGAAGTGGTGTCAGGACATCAGAGTAGTTCCACTGAGAGTGAATTTAACGCCCGACTAGAGAAAATTGTTGACAAAAGCACCAAAGGGAGACATGTGAAAGTATCCAACTCAGGTCGcttcaaggaaaaaaagaaagtgcGAGCAACACTGGCAGAAAACCCCAACTTGTACACGGACAGCGCAGGTGACCAGTGA